ggaagcctgcttctccctctctcactccccctgcttgtattccctctctcgctgtgtctttctctgtcaaataaataaataaaacttaaaaaaataaaaaagaacaggacaggtgttggtggggatgtggagaaaagggaccccTTGCACCATGTTGGTTGGAAaacaaactggtgtagccactgcggaaaacagggtggaggttcctcaaaaaattacaagtgATATTAATATGACCCAGCATTCCACACGTGGGTATAATATCCGAAAGAATCAAAAGCAAGATTTCGAAGAGATGTTTGCATACTGTACGCCAAGCTACCTGCATCCCGCAGAGGATGCGTGGGTAAACCAAAGGTGGTATATACAACAGGGGAAtgtcattcagccttaaaaggaaggaaagcccTGTTGCACGCTGTAACACGGATGATCTTTGAGGACgttctgctaagtgaaatgagccagtCGCAAGAGACGAATCCCATAGGATTCTACTAATAAGTCATCGAAGCAGTCAGgttcatagagacaggaagtagagtGATGGTTACCAgcggctgggggaagggagatgaGGACTTGTTGTTCAGTAGGTACAGAGCTTTAGCTTTGCAGGATGAAAAGGTTCCAGAGATCTGTTGCACAGCAAGGTCAATGTCCTTAACTCTACTAACCTGTCCACCTTAAAGTAGTTAAAATAACCACCTCTGTGTGTCATTTactacaatgaagaaaagaattctCCTAGCACtcacccccccttcccccgccccctgcccccggctGACATTCAGGGCCTAAGGCAGAAGCGAATGTCCTGAGGTCTGCACCCAGGTGCTGCCCCACAACTTAACAGCCACGCCAGAGAGACTGTTTCCAACTCTCCGTGTGCATAGGTGAAGGTAGGTGAGGCCTGTAGGTCAGTTCCCCGTCAGCCTCCGTGATTAGTATGGACACGCGCCGGCCCTCAGACAGCCACAAAAGCAGCCCTACGGCTTGATCCTAAACTCCAAATACCCCCAGTGCTCTGTCACATTAggccacagaaaagaaataaacacaaaacccACCATGTCTACAGGGACCTGGCCGGTGACACAGGTGAAGAAAGGGGCAGCCTGTGAGCAGCGGGGAGTAACCAAACCATTGTGCCAATGGCGAGATAGTGGTCCAGGCTTTAGTTCTTCCCATCTTCAAACAGATGCCAGAAATCCAGATTTCTGTAGGAAATCTCCCAGTTTTTAAGATGTCAGGAAATTCAGAGAAGAATGGTACCCGTAAACAACTACCTAAACCTGTATggagtgtgtgtgttgtgtaGATGTGTGTATGGATACAGTTATATACATCTATATTTGATGTACAGctaatgtatatattcatatctaATATATACACAGAGACATTGTATAGTATTGTGGTACACAATGAAGTAAGCTGTTAATTCTCTTACAGAGAAGGGGTGTCGAGATGTTTTTGGAGAAATGTGGTCTACAACGATTATAGAAGGATGGAGAATTCTGATCATGTTAAGTTTAAAATGCCTGTAGGGTGTCTTAGAGACGTCAGAAGGCAGATGGCAGATCGCAAGGAGACATGGCTGCAAAGAGCTCCCCGACACCCTGGGCAGCCAGAGCCCCTGTCCTCATGGGATGTAGATCTAACGAGCTCTTCTTTGATTACAGGTTCACCAGGACCAAAGGGAAGCCCGGGCTTCCCCGGTGTCCCAGGACCTCCCGGGCAGCCTGGCCCGCGGGGCTCGATGGGACCCATGGGACCATCTCCTGATCTGTCCCACATTAAGCAAGGCCGGAGGGGCCCCGTGGTCAGTATTTTATCAGAGATCCACTTACTGCTGCTGGGGACAACACGTTCTTGTCCCATGCGTTTTCCTTCTATTGAACTAGATCCCTTTGTCTTGCAGGGTCCGCCAGGTGCACCAGGAAGAGACGGCTCTAAGGTCAGTCTTCTGAGTGGTCCTTATAGCCCAGGTTTTCCCAGTTACAACCTACTGGGCAGGCATCAAGTAAAGCCTGAGCACTGTTTCCTCTCCCCAGTTCGCACGTTGCAAAATTGAGACACTCTTTTTCCTCCAAGctagaaagaaaatctaagatgcaaacaaatgtaattaaaaaagaaaaacccaaaaaccacCCCTAAGAATGAGCACACCTATACATTTTACACAAGCCCCGTGCAGCAGGGGTCTTTCTCTTGGGCCGGTGCTCCTCGGCAGGGCTGTGTGGTGTGTCCCCACTCCTTTGACGTGTTTACGTCAAGAACAGGAAAAGCTCCCATCTCTGCAAGTGGGTGCTTTCGGTTCCCGGGCTGCCTGCGTCTCACCCCACGAATAAGTCAGCGTGCGTTACTCTAGAAAGTTGATGAGATATTGCACACCGTTGCCTGGAAATACAAGCATTCCTCTTGTCAGGTCTGGTTTGAAAATCCACGGCCCCAGGGGAAATCAGAATGAGAGACACTTGACCCCAGCAGTTCTGTTCAAACAAAGGGTCCCTTGAGTCCAGCTTCAAGCTTCCATTTGTTTCTGATAGAAAATACTTGTTTATGTAGGGCAGTAGTGATGGCGGGGATCTCCATGGAGCCTGGGGGAGGCATCCCACGCGGTCCACAAAGCTAATGTGACCTTTCTActtgcagggagagagaggagctccTGGACCCAGAGGGTCGCCAGTGAGTAGCACtatctgcccccctccctccagtAATGTCCTCAGGGATATAGCTCTGATGAGCCTGTTGAGTTGGCCAACAGCCAGCCCCTTCCAGCCAGTACTCAGCCTACCCAAGGGGAACTTAGGGGTGAGGAGGAGAATCTCGGAGGACTTTAAGAGCTggttgggattttctttttaatttgctttctgggttttttctttttcttttaacatggCTAATCTTTATGTGGAAGATCTTCTcttaagatttaaatatatatatatatatatatatatatatatacacacacacacgctatgAGTCTACTTCCGAGTATGTCCTAAAACATCAGACAGGGCTCTCCGAACTCTGAACACTTACGAGTTTAGCCACTGCTGCAACTTGAGCAGATCCGATGACCAGCTCTTCCCAAAAAAAAACCGCAGAGACCTGCACGGCTTCTTGGGCCCTTTGAGAATAAATTGGCTTGGATACACGTTGGTGTCTGGGAGATTAAAAAATGAACCTTAGTAGTAACCAAAGCATGGGAAATTCAAGCAACTCCATTGCTTTTGAAAAGATAAGTGTCCTTTCTGAAGACAGAGAGCCTCGGCTTAGATGTAGGCGGTCTGGGCTCTCACCCAGTCCTTCCATGGATGAGCCATCAGATCCTGGCCATCCTTAGCACCTGTGCCATGGCAAGTGTAATCTGAGCTTCCACCCTTGAAAGGAGCATCAGTTATATCAAAACACTGTCTACCTGTAAGTGCTTTACAGATGGAGTCGCTGTTTCAAAGGTGGTAGCTACAGCATCAGAGGCCACAGGCAATAAAGATATTTACTGCAAGCCATTAACAAGCCCTGACCTTGCCCATTCATGCGTTATTTTGACATGCCCTGCACGGCGCTACGTAGAAGTCAAGGGTTAACAAATACCATACAATGCTAAAAAATGTTCAATCCATAGAAAAATTAGGAAGGCCTTAGACCTTTCCTGGTCAATGGGAAATGGATGTCTTTACAACATACTTTCAGCTGCATTCAGGTCACGGTTATAGTCAATGACCTTTAAAAACATCttagttgtttccttttttaaaagataacatttaGAGCATTTATGATGCTCTAAGCCCtttatttattaactcatttaaatccTCACTAATGAAACCCTATGATGTTGAgattattattatctccattttacagatagggagaTGGAAACCCAAAGAAactgagtaacttgcccaagactaGCTAGTAAGCGACAGAGCTGAGATTCAGACCCAACAGAATcccaacctctttttttttttttaatgaccccGCTTAttgatttgacaaagagagagacagggagagagggaacacaagcagggggagtgggagagagggagaagcaggcttcctgctgagcagagagcccagtacaggacttgatctcagaaccccaggatcatgacctgagctgaaggcagacacttaacaactgagccacccaggcaaacccGGAATCCCCACATCTGTGTTACTCTGTGTTACCccattttctttggaaagtaaCGTAGGAGGGCTCTTCTCATATTCTTTCATTCTACCAGATTTGATGTAGCTGAGAAttaggagggaggagagagactgtGTCACTGCAGCTCATACGGGAGGTGAAGGTATTAGGCCCCCCCACCTCACCTGGCTACTATAGTAGTTATGTTTACTCCAGTTGGGACACAGAGTTGTCAATGAAGTAGTTACCATTCAGCCGGGGGAGGAGTAGCAAATCATGGTGTCCACAGAAGCTGTGGCTTTGCACAGAATTGAGTCTGTGGTCTTCTGGCTTTGATTCCTCTCCTGTGCACAGGGACCCCCTGGGTCTTTTGACTTCCTGCTACTTATGCTGGCTGACATCCGCAATGACATCGCCGAGCTGCAGGAGAAGGTGTTTGGGCACCGGACACACTCGTCAGCGGAGGAGTTCCCTTTACCTCAGGAATTTTCCAGCTACCCAGAAACCATGGACTTTGGCTCTGGAGACGAGTACCCAAAAAGAACCGAGATGAGGGACTTGGGACCCACCAGAGACTTTTATCCTTAGCATGTCCCGTTATCATCATGCCAAAGGAGGAGAAATGTGTTTTTCACCTGCAGTTAAATCctatacaaaaaaagaaaaagaaaaaaaaaacccactggagACCTAAAAAGATacaactttaatttctttaactcttttcctgccttctccctcctgctctctttccaAATACTGTATTCAGAGTCCCCTGCCAGACACATGAGGGAGTAAGTCATTAATTTTCCATGCTTCCCTCCACAGCCAGcttggccggggtggggggagacagaggaactttcctttttcttccttcttattcaTGAATTTCTGAAATTCTGAGTTACGTACTCTCACAGTATCTTAAAGTTTGGCAAAATATCCAAAGGGGAAAAGTGGCAAGGTGAGCTCTGAGAACATATGAggttacttatttaaaaaaaaaaaaaaaaggtatgtgtcCAAAACCGAGTATTACCCAGTATCAAAATTAGCTTTCTTTaattaaaaggggaaaacaaCATTGTATATTTACcttggtgtataattctttttccttgtcaaactaatatatttttaaatattctatccTCTTGTCCAACCTTGTTTCCCAATTTTGAttaaaggaaggagggaaataagaAGGAGCAGAGATTAGAGACGATGCAGGGAAACTCTAGTCTTATATTTCTTGTCCTGTAAGTTACCACATTCTAAAGTCAAAAATGATGCTTAAGGGTCTATGCCATGCATCTCTGTACGTTTGTTCCTCTTGCTGTAGGAGTAAATCCTCTTCTCAAAACAAAGTAAATGAATGAAGCGCCTGGATTCCATTAAAATAATGGGCTCCCGGTTTGCCAAGACGTTTTAAAGCTATGTGATCACTAAGTCATGGATCCTTACACGAGAGTGGCTGACCCTTAGGGAACCCCGCTGAATGGCCCGCCTGTGACTGGGTGCCCAGGAGGGATCATTACGCCGCGATCCTGGTTATATCAATGTGCACTGGAGCCGGAGGCTGGAAGGAGGTGTCTGCTTGGGTCTTCGGAGAGGGAGGAGAGCCTCGAGCAGGATCCCCACAGAATCCGCAGAGGCAAGTCTGTTTGCTCTCCTTGGGAATTGGAACCCCTTGTCTGGGGCCAGCGAAGCTCGCCAACACAGAGAGTAACACACTATTGGAAGTTCTCTTGGATGCTGGGGGAAATAACAATGTTTCTTGTTTGGCAGAAGTTTCCTTCCCACTCTTcccatttttccttatttttccatcattttatccAAGTTCTAGTTCTCACAggccttttccttctcccccttcctcagcAGAGGTGGGGAGCGGCTGGGAAAGGGGTGTATTCTCGAAGCTGCCATGAGTCTGTGGCCGCCCATACACCTCTGGGTCCCAGACGGAGACATACTTCAGAAAAGGCTTCCTCGGGTTccttagaaaacagaaacaagagtGAACCATGAAGACACCAGCAGAAGCATCTGCCTCTTTGGAACATGACCAGGGAAACTCTTGGTTTTGAAGGGGAGCGCATGgttttcctccaggaagctggcATCGGCCACCCAGAAATGCAGCTACCTGATCGGGGGCCCGTCCCCCCTCTGTTGAGCCTCATGGACGGTCACCGGCACACTCTCACCTGCTCGTGGTGGGGTCCCTCTTCCCTGCGATTTCTCCCCATATTTCTGGGAGGTGTtttgtttacttctctttttcctttttgcccaTCACTTCGCTCTCCTGCTGGGAAAGCTTGTCTAAGAGAGTGCTGTTGGCGTGGGGGAGACTGCCACCTTGCAACAGTCTCTCTCCAGAAAGCCAGGAAGGGCTTCCATTTGCGAGGGTCCCGTGACACCGGCCTGCCTTTCCTTGTCGCCATCAAGGTACTAGCCCTGACTCCAATGGGTGGCCGCTGGCTGGTCCTTTCGCGGACCTTTGGCCCCGCTGTCTCTTCCTCATACAAAATCCCCAGTGGCCAGCCCACCAGAAAGTCACAGCGACAAGCAAACACCTTCTCAGTGCTCCTTTTCTAGCattttccctccccctgcagtctctCCAGAGTCCGATGGTCACAACCGAGGGCCTCGCCAACCCCAGGGCTCATGGAGAGCTGAGCTAAGCAGCTGTTGATTCCCATCTGGAACGCATTTAACGTTGCCTGTTTGCAGAACACAATATTTAAAGGGTGTGGATGGATGAGTGCTAAAGCAAAATTATTTACAGGCCTTATGAAAAATGATTAGatctgtctttgatttttttttttaatgaggatttGTGTTTAGAAATATAAACTCCTTTATTGTCGAATGCTCCTAAAATGCATCCAAACTGCATGTTTGGCCAGAGGCGAGGATAATATATTGAAAAAGGAACTGAAGGAAATAATCTCTGGAATTCGTGAGCCTACTCTAGATCATAATCTCCAGCAAAACCCAATAACCTGTGTTGTATAATTTCAGTCTGCAAGATGAGGGCAGATTATAATTTTCGTCCTCAGATCTTCAGAACTTGGACGGCTACTTAGGACCAAATCGGTACTCCGTATGCCCAAATTAtacttttcaaagagaaaaacataatcaCTGTTAATCCTAATGTATCTTTAGGTTATGGGTAGAAAGTCAAAGCTCACTGTTTGAACAGGGCTTCTCAAAACCTAATGGGGGGTAAAATTCGCTACTGCTTTGCTAAGCCACGCCCATCCCCATGTTCGATGGGGGGAAGGGAACTTTGTAGAACTGTTGACTCTCATTTTGTACACCCTGATACCTAGAATTTAGAATAGGGACCTaatcattgcttttgtttttggaaagcCATGGCAATAAAAATTTGCTGTTGAAAGTAGTGCAAGGAGGGCATATATTTTAGTTTAGGaaaatcctccctccctccccaatcCCGGAAGGAGAAATTATAAGCTTTCCTGTGCCAAAGAGCGTGGGGGTACAAATGCACATCGGCATAGGGGCAGGAGTATTACCCCAGCAAAGACCAGGTGAAGGGCACCCCGGTTCTGGTCATGCTCCTTCTCCAGGATTCACAACTACTGTTTGCCCTGTGATGGCTTTTcccaggcaggcaggggaagatCATGGGTGTGACTAGGTCCCAGGCTTCTCCTTGCACCAAGAGCAAGTCCCTCATCATGCTTTGGGTATCACggtcccttccctgctcccccaaGGCCGGCCTGTCACAGAGAGACAGCAGCCTCCTTGTGCAACCTTAACATCTCTCCGATAACCTTCCTGAAAAGGAAATTCATTTGTGGGAATCCAAGCCAAACAGCTAATAGAACAGAGCCATCTCAAGTTATTAGTAACAaattcagggaaataaatgaagtttttcCTGGCACGGTCAGCATGTGTGTTTCCCCacaaatc
This DNA window, taken from Mustela erminea isolate mMusErm1 chromosome 13, mMusErm1.Pri, whole genome shotgun sequence, encodes the following:
- the CCBE1 gene encoding collagen and calcium-binding EGF domain-containing protein 1 isoform X5 gives rise to the protein MCINTVGSYRCECREGYIQEDDGRTCTRGDKYPNDTGHNEKSENAVEAGSCCATCKEFHQMKQTVLQLKQKIALLPNSAADLGKYITGNKVLASNAYLPGPPGLPGGQGPPGSPGPKGSPGFPGVPGPPGQPGPRGSMGPMGPSPDLSHIKQGRRGPVGPPGAPGRDGSKGERGAPGPRGSPGPPGSFDFLLLMLADIRNDIAELQEKVFGHRTHSSAEEFPLPQEFSSYPETMDFGSGDEYPKRTEMRDLGPTRDFYP